From a single Drosophila sulfurigaster albostrigata strain 15112-1811.04 chromosome 3, ASM2355843v2, whole genome shotgun sequence genomic region:
- the LOC133842298 gene encoding polycomb protein Asx isoform X4, protein MKTITPDTSTSAAPQEQQQQQQMPTQGATIPQQRQHIIPVIMEATAHVNLVDDDDEKDPLALDSAAHQTLPLETPQQQQHQQQQSAINSTSPNKHTHSLRRHLPRIIMKSMPPEKKATANSEDALHNNAALPPTTSVTLTAAAAQLAPSPAINAATTSTSASSSSTTSAPPVRGISSRRIQQQQQAKAAAAAAAAAAAATAAAAAAAAASTASPSSKAVTQASTMREVLASIPGFSVKPRRRSNKKLTTAAQIEQFKDGKIDLETPDSILASTNLRALLNKQTFSLLPPLYQHNLIQLLPSVDREASEVVQPPLQQPDEPSTSSGSGSGSVSNSSHEAIRLSASCLNNEFFARACLEWRERLSEGEFTPENQIKLKTEAEREKNKVDPWKLKHFEPYWGEKNAKRAPNSNPPTCKLKLEPPKQKQETTAADAAEVVTPPPPPSSTQTPTAPPPQPQQQQQQEQQLQQATCDNETELKFNISTKCESTTTTTTTSTISIASENTATTGSSVATLATAETTVSTINATTETLNKSSNNIISSSSNSSSSNAITEQHRRVLKRPSSSPSRRKRSDLSTIVSELPTTSKESKLIKREVVEMIVPNTTNIDEHATDELDAKLAVTINDQQPLINSTCAKNKATNTETLTTPTPTTASASIPATTSMSTSTAVAATSNIIPTTIPVTTNHFAGYSPDVELVEDTKATPNVALPTATTASTSTTTRNHDFVFADTIDHATATIIKLDDPCDKQIEDSPTMPMTMASNSLSTTTSSSSLASSNCTSSSISSSLSSSCSSSNSSTTAATTTTLAAPISLATAAETTLADMQAMLSSVATLQQQQEQQQQSTPAVELNSSEMFQHVQHDWNFGGIKLMTSAPLNSDASTIDELHGAEHLNDEAIHMMDVVNEAEDDDIVECHNLLDNNVTEAAAEEVDEDDENVDEDDDIVECIDAEPQDQDEVMSAMVDHVIEDSEGDTVRDIVDKLQQHHQQQQEQQQQQQQQHQLHAQIQDVVQLAQHSFIPQAHNVDYSNEITHELLCDAVPMSAAEMEVSSTVITNSSNSNDSSNNLSLCSSSSSSIAINQLPQQATAPAAAPPQQQRQILVDSNGQIIGNFLLQQQQQQQRQQQQLQQQQLLQQFTLQAAAQQHQQQQQQQQQQQQHQQVQQQQATSSNALHKTHQTLPITLRKPFEINSNGAQQFLAPNLLAQQQQQQQQQLEQQQQAQQKQQQLQQFALQQAQLHQRQLLAQVANNNLLQQQQLQQQQQQQQQQQSYQQQPQQSVVPPKFIAKPLNIISMTRPANASPNTAATPAVVATPTAANNQQIPSSYANVVTAVQQQPATAQQQQQLNHNSNLQQQQQQSVQVPVSAVNNVLTMKAMPPSGVPTTIAQQRLQPKMPTGKGRKATTNRLPPGAVNLERSYQICQAVIQNSPNRENLKAQLRPPAAILSQQQATTTVSSTSSNTALNVSTVAATPMSNLSTVSSNVIATAAAAAAPQNLKQEELLVGGAATVAAAPALPSGMPPNVMGVGRPGVYKVIGPRMGGFPRKKYVQRKPSPTTVIRHMMTAAPGAASNAAQQLQLATGQQVAQQAPPTTPEQLLHQNGTGQYVLVHRANVGAADNQAPRASSAPPMHQNQFVTVQNPLHNLNGLTMGGRGRPASVDNNTAGNGAPVIANNDALHHHELHPQQQQLQQQQLGNVSAAANIVRRNVAAGKLVYY, encoded by the exons atgaaaaccaTAACGCCGGATACATCCACATCAGCAGCGCcacaagaacagcagcagcaacaacaaatgcccaCTCAAGGCGCCACCATTccacaacagcgacagcataTTATACCTGTGATTATGGAAGCAACGGCGCACGTGAATCTCGtagacgatgacgatgaaaAAGATCCATTAGCTTTGGACAGCGCAGCGCATCAAACGCTGCCATTAGAGAcgccccagcagcagcaacatcaacagcagcagtcggCGATAAATTCAACGTCACccaacaagcacacacatagtCTGAG GCGCCACCTGCCACGCATCATAATGAAATCCATGCCACCTGAGAAAAAGGCAACAGCCAACAGTGAAGATGCATTGCATAACAACGCTGCGTTACCGCCAACAACATCAGTAACGttaactgcagctgcagcgcaaCTGGCGCCATCACCTGCCATCAACGCTGCCACTACATCCACCTCCGCCTCGTCCTCATCCACGACATCTGCACCACCTGTGCGTGGCATCAGCAGTCGTCGcatccaacagcagcagcaagctaAGGCGgctgcagcggcggcggcagcagcagcagcggcaacagcagccgcagcagcggcagcagcagcatcaacagcttCACCGAGTTCTAAGGCTGTTACCCAAGCGTCGACAATGCGAGAGGTACTGGCCTCGATACCGGGATTCAGTGTTAAGCCGCGTCGTCGCAGCAACAAGAAGCTTACAACTGCGGCGCAAATTGAACAGTTTAAGGATGGCAAAATCGATTTGGAAACGCCAGACTCCATATTGGCATCCACAAACCTGCGCGCGTtgctaaacaaacaaacattctCATTATTGCCGCCACTGTACCAGCACAATCTTATTCAACTGTTGCCGAGCGTGGATCGCGAAGCCAGCGAGGTTGTGCAGCCACCGCTGCAGCAGCCGGACGAGCCGAGTACAAGCAGTGGGAGTGGCAGTGGTAGTGTCAGCAATAGCTCCCATGAAGCCATACGATTAAGCGCCTCCTGCCTAAATAACGAGTTCTTTGCACGCGCCTGCCTAGAGTGGCGAGAACGTCTTAGCGAAGGCGAATTCACGCCAGAGAATCAAATAAAGCTGAAAACGGAAGCGGAACGGGAAAAGAACAAAGTCGATCCCTGGAAATTGAAGCACTTTGAGCCTTATTGGGGCGAGAAAAATGCGAAACGTGCACCGAATTCCAACCCGCCCACCTGTAAGCTTAAGCTCGAGCCCCcaaagcagaagcaggagacaacagcagctgatgcAGCTGAAGTGGTaacgccaccaccaccaccatcatcaACACAAACACCAACAGCACCACCtccacagccacaacagcagcagcagcaagaacaacaactacaacaagcaACATGTGATAATGAGACTGaactgaaatttaatatt AGCACAAAGTGCGAATCCACAACCACGACAaccacaacatcaacaatatcCATAGCCAGTGAGAATACTGCAACTACTGGCAGTAGCGTAGCAACATtagcaacagcagaaacaacagTGTCAACTATCaatgcaacaacagaaacattaaataaaagtagcaacaacatcattagcagcagtagcaacagcagcagcagcaacgctaTAACGGAGCAACATCGGCGGGTTCTGAAACGCCCGTCGAGCAGTCCATCACGACGCAAACGCAGCGATCTATCGACAATCGTCAGTGAGTTGCCAACAACGTCAAAAGAAAGCAAGCTAATAAAACGAGAGGTTGTGGAGATGATTGTTCctaatacaacaaatattgatGAGCATGCGACCGACGAGTTGGATGCAAAATTAGCAGTAACAATAAACGACCAGCAGCCACTTATAAACAGTACCTGTGCTAAAAACAAGGCAACAAATACGGAGACATTAACAacgccaacaccaacaacagcatctGCATCAataccagcaacaacatcgatgtccacatcaacagcagtagcagcaacatcaaacaTTATACCTACAACAATTCCTGTGACTACCAATCACTTTGCAGGCTACTCGCCGGATGTGGAACTTGTTGAAG ACACCAAAGCAACGCCTAATGTGGCGctaccaacagcaacaactgcgtCGACATCGACAACCACAAGAAACCATGACTTTGTATTTGCAGATACAATCGATCACG CGACAGCAACAATCATTAAACTGGACGATCCTTGTGATAAGCAGATTGAGGATTCACCAACAATGCCCATGACAATGGCCAGTAATTCGCTGTCGACAACAACGTCGTCGAGTTCGTTGGCGTCCAGCAATTGCACATCGTCATCGATATCATCTTCGTTATCATCGTCCTGTTCCAGCAGCAACTCCTCGACAACGGCTGCCACAACAACGACTTTGGCAGCCCCAATATCGCtagcaacagctgctgaaACAACGCTTGCTGATATGCAAGCAATGCTCAGCTCAGTGGCCACacttcaacagcaacaggagcaacagcaacaatcaacGCCCGCCGTGGAATTAAATTCTAGTGAAATGTTTCAGCATGTGCAGCACGATTGGAACTTTGGTGGCATTAAATTGATGACATCGGCGCCATTAAATAGTGACGCATCAACAATCGACGAATTGCATGGAGCAGAGCATTTAAATGACGAGGCTATCCACATGATGGATGTGGTAAATGAAGCAGAGGATGATGACATTGTGGAATGTCACAATCTGCTGGACAATAATGTCACCGAGGCAGCGGCCGAAGAGGTTGACGAAGACGATGAGAATGTCGATGAGGATGACGATATTGTTGAATGCATTGACGCTGAGCCACAAGACCAGGATGAAGTGATGAGTGCAATGGTTGATCACGTTATCGAGGACAGCGAGGGCGACACTGTGCGTGATATTGTAGACaaattgcagcagcatcatcaacagcagcaggaacaacagcaacagcagcagcaacaacatcaattgCATGCGCAAATTCAGGATGTGGTGCAATTAGCGCAACATTCGTTTATACCACAAGCGCATAACGTCGACTATTCAAATGAG ATTACGCATGAACTGCTGTGTGATGCAGTGCCCATGTCGGCAGCCGAAATGGAGGTATCCAGCACGGTTATTACgaacagcagtaacagcaacgacagcagcaataacTTGAGtttatgcagcagcagcagtagtagTATTGCGATTAATCAGCTACCGCAACAAGCAACTGCACCTGCTGCAGCGCCTcctcagcagcagcgtcagaTTCTGGTTGATTCCAATGGTCAGATTATTGGGAATTTCcttttgcaacaacaacagcagcaacagcgccagcagcagcaactgcagcagcagcaattatTACAACAGTTCACCTTGCAAGCAGCTGCacaacagcaccaacagcagcaacaacagcagcagcagcagcaacaacatcaacaagtgcaacagcagcaagcaactaGCAGCAATGCGTTACATAAAACACATCAAACGTTGCCCATAACGTTGCGCAAGCCTTTTGAGATTAACAGCAATGGGGCTCAGCAGTTTTTGGCACCTAATCTTCtcgcacagcagcagcagcaacaacaacagcaactcgaacagcaacagcaagcacagcaaaagcaacaacaactacaacaatttgCTTTGCAGCAGGCTCAATTGCATCAAAGACAATTGCTAGCGCAGGTAGCTAACAACAAtctgctgcaacaacagcaactgcagcaacaacaacaacaacagcagcagcaacaaagctATCAACAACAGCCGCAACAAAGCGTTGTGCCGCCCAAGTTCATAGCTAAACCCCTGAACATTATATCGATGACACGACCAGCCAATGCATCGCCCAACACCGCTGCAACGCCTGCTGTTGtcgcaacaccaacagcagcaaataacCAACAGATTCCGTCCAGCTATGCCAATGTTGTTACGGCAGTtcagcagcaaccagcaacagctcaacagcagcagcagctcaatcACAACAGTaatttgcaacagcaacaacagcagtctGTGCAGGTACCCGTCTCAGCAGTTAACAATGTGTTAACAATGAAAGCAATGCCGCCATCAGGTGTACCGACCACTATAGCCCAGCAACGATTGCAGCCTAAAATGCCCACGGGCAAGGGACGCAAGGCGACCACCAATAGATTGCCACCGGGTGCTGTTAATCTAGAGCGAAGCTATCAAATATGTCAGGCTGTAATACAGAACAGTCCAAATCGCGAGAACCTCAAAGCCCAACTGCGACCGCCGGCAGCTATTCTCAgccagcagcaggcaacaacaactgtcaGCAGCACTAGCAGCAATACGGCATTGAATGTATCTactgtggctgccacaccGATGAGCAATCTCAGCACGGTTAGCAGCAATGTGatagcaacagctgctgccgccgcagcCCCACAGAATTTGAAGCAGGAGGAACTGCTTGTCGGTGGGGCGGCCACAGTTGCTGCAGCGCCAGCCCTGCCCTCCGGTATGCCACCTAATGTAATGGGTGTGGGGAGACCAGGTGTCTACAAG GTAATCGGACCTCGCATGGGAGGCTTTCCGCGTAAGAAGTATGTGCAGAGAAAGCCATCACCCACAACAGTTATACGACATATGATGACAGCGGCGCCAGGTgccgccagcaatgctgcacagcagctgcagttggcaACTGGGCAACAGGTGGCACAGCAGGCGCCGCCAACGACACCGGAACAGCTCCTGCATCAGAATGGAACTGGGCAATACGTGTTGGTTCATCGCGCCAATGTGGGTGCAGCTGACAATCAAGCGCCACGTGCCTCGAGTGCCCCACCTATGCATCAAAATCAG TTTGTCACCGTGCAGAATCCGTTGCACAATCTGAACGGATTAACAATGGGCGGACGCGGGCGTCCGGCATCTGTTGACAATAACACGGCTGGCAACGGTGCGCCAGTGATTGCCAACAATGATGCACTGCATCATCATGAACTGCacccgcagcagcagcagctgcaacagcagcagttgggcAATGTCAGTGCGGCCGCGAATATTGTGCGGCGCAATGTCGCTGCAGGTAAATTGGTGTATTATTAG
- the LOC133842298 gene encoding polycomb protein Asx isoform X3, producing the protein MKTITPDTSTSAAPQEQQQQQQMPTQGATIPQQRQHIIPVIMEATAHVNLVDDDDEKDPLALDSAAHQTLPLETPQQQQHQQQQSAINSTSPNKHTHSLRRHLPRIIMKSMPPEKKATANSEDALHNNAALPPTTSVTLTAAAAQLAPSPAINAATTSTSASSSSTTSAPPVRGISSRRIQQQQQAKAAAAAAAAAAAATAAAAAAAAASTASPSSKAVTQASTMREVLASIPGFSVKPRRRSNKKLTTAAQIEQFKDGKIDLETPDSILASTNLRALLNKQTFSLLPPLYQHNLIQLLPSVDREASEVVQPPLQQPDEPSTSSGSGSGSVSNSSHEAIRLSASCLNNEFFARACLEWRERLSEGEFTPENQIKLKTEAEREKNKVDPWKLKHFEPYWGEKNAKRAPNSNPPTCKLKLEPPKQKQETTAADAAEVVTPPPPPSSTQTPTAPPPQPQQQQQQEQQLQQATCDNETELKFNISTKCESTTTTTTTSTISIASENTATTGSSVATLATAETTVSTINATTETLNKSSNNIISSSSNSSSSNAITEQHRRVLKRPSSSPSRRKRSDLSTIVSELPTTSKESKLIKREVVEMIVPNTTNIDEHATDELDAKLAVTINDQQPLINSTCAKNKATNTETLTTPTPTTASASIPATTSMSTSTAVAATSNIIPTTIPVTTNHFAGYSPDVELVEDTKATPNVALPTATTASTSTTTRNHDFVFADTIDHAYFHDHQATISHNFYSSSSSSNSTATIIKLDDPCDKQIEDSPTMPMTMASNSLSTTTSSSSLASSNCTSSSISSSLSSSCSSSNSSTTAATTTTLAAPISLATAAETTLADMQAMLSSVATLQQQQEQQQQSTPAVELNSSEMFQHVQHDWNFGGIKLMTSAPLNSDASTIDELHGAEHLNDEAIHMMDVVNEAEDDDIVECHNLLDNNVTEAAAEEVDEDDENVDEDDDIVECIDAEPQDQDEVMSAMVDHVIEDSEGDTVRDIVDKLQQHHQQQQEQQQQQQQQHQLHAQIQDVVQLAQHSFIPQAHNVDYSNEITHELLCDAVPMSAAEMEVSSTVITNSSNSNDSSNNLSLCSSSSSSIAINQLPQQATAPAAAPPQQQRQILVDSNGQIIGNFLLQQQQQQQRQQQQLQQQQLLQQFTLQAAAQQHQQQQQQQQQQQQHQQVQQQQATSSNALHKTHQTLPITLRKPFEINSNGAQQFLAPNLLAQQQQQQQQQLEQQQQAQQKQQQLQQFALQQAQLHQRQLLAQVANNNLLQQQQLQQQQQQQQQQQSYQQQPQQSVVPPKFIAKPLNIISMTRPANASPNTAATPAVVATPTAANNQQIPSSYANVVTAVQQQPATAQQQQQLNHNSNLQQQQQQSVQVPVSAVNNVLTMKAMPPSGVPTTIAQQRLQPKMPTGKGRKATTNRLPPGAVNLERSYQICQAVIQNSPNRENLKAQLRPPAAILSQQQATTTVSSTSSNTALNVSTVAATPMSNLSTVSSNVIATAAAAAAPQNLKQEELLVGGAATVAAAPALPSGMPPNVMGVGRPGVYKVIGPRMGGFPRKKYVQRKPSPTTVIRHMMTAAPGAASNAAQQLQLATGQQVAQQAPPTTPEQLLHQNGTGQYVLVHRANVGAADNQAPRASSAPPMHQNQFVTVQNPLHNLNGLTMGGRGRPASVDNNTAGNGAPVIANNDALHHHELHPQQQQLQQQQLGNVSAAANIVRRNVAAGKLVYY; encoded by the exons atgaaaaccaTAACGCCGGATACATCCACATCAGCAGCGCcacaagaacagcagcagcaacaacaaatgcccaCTCAAGGCGCCACCATTccacaacagcgacagcataTTATACCTGTGATTATGGAAGCAACGGCGCACGTGAATCTCGtagacgatgacgatgaaaAAGATCCATTAGCTTTGGACAGCGCAGCGCATCAAACGCTGCCATTAGAGAcgccccagcagcagcaacatcaacagcagcagtcggCGATAAATTCAACGTCACccaacaagcacacacatagtCTGAG GCGCCACCTGCCACGCATCATAATGAAATCCATGCCACCTGAGAAAAAGGCAACAGCCAACAGTGAAGATGCATTGCATAACAACGCTGCGTTACCGCCAACAACATCAGTAACGttaactgcagctgcagcgcaaCTGGCGCCATCACCTGCCATCAACGCTGCCACTACATCCACCTCCGCCTCGTCCTCATCCACGACATCTGCACCACCTGTGCGTGGCATCAGCAGTCGTCGcatccaacagcagcagcaagctaAGGCGgctgcagcggcggcggcagcagcagcagcggcaacagcagccgcagcagcggcagcagcagcatcaacagcttCACCGAGTTCTAAGGCTGTTACCCAAGCGTCGACAATGCGAGAGGTACTGGCCTCGATACCGGGATTCAGTGTTAAGCCGCGTCGTCGCAGCAACAAGAAGCTTACAACTGCGGCGCAAATTGAACAGTTTAAGGATGGCAAAATCGATTTGGAAACGCCAGACTCCATATTGGCATCCACAAACCTGCGCGCGTtgctaaacaaacaaacattctCATTATTGCCGCCACTGTACCAGCACAATCTTATTCAACTGTTGCCGAGCGTGGATCGCGAAGCCAGCGAGGTTGTGCAGCCACCGCTGCAGCAGCCGGACGAGCCGAGTACAAGCAGTGGGAGTGGCAGTGGTAGTGTCAGCAATAGCTCCCATGAAGCCATACGATTAAGCGCCTCCTGCCTAAATAACGAGTTCTTTGCACGCGCCTGCCTAGAGTGGCGAGAACGTCTTAGCGAAGGCGAATTCACGCCAGAGAATCAAATAAAGCTGAAAACGGAAGCGGAACGGGAAAAGAACAAAGTCGATCCCTGGAAATTGAAGCACTTTGAGCCTTATTGGGGCGAGAAAAATGCGAAACGTGCACCGAATTCCAACCCGCCCACCTGTAAGCTTAAGCTCGAGCCCCcaaagcagaagcaggagacaacagcagctgatgcAGCTGAAGTGGTaacgccaccaccaccaccatcatcaACACAAACACCAACAGCACCACCtccacagccacaacagcagcagcagcaagaacaacaactacaacaagcaACATGTGATAATGAGACTGaactgaaatttaatatt AGCACAAAGTGCGAATCCACAACCACGACAaccacaacatcaacaatatcCATAGCCAGTGAGAATACTGCAACTACTGGCAGTAGCGTAGCAACATtagcaacagcagaaacaacagTGTCAACTATCaatgcaacaacagaaacattaaataaaagtagcaacaacatcattagcagcagtagcaacagcagcagcagcaacgctaTAACGGAGCAACATCGGCGGGTTCTGAAACGCCCGTCGAGCAGTCCATCACGACGCAAACGCAGCGATCTATCGACAATCGTCAGTGAGTTGCCAACAACGTCAAAAGAAAGCAAGCTAATAAAACGAGAGGTTGTGGAGATGATTGTTCctaatacaacaaatattgatGAGCATGCGACCGACGAGTTGGATGCAAAATTAGCAGTAACAATAAACGACCAGCAGCCACTTATAAACAGTACCTGTGCTAAAAACAAGGCAACAAATACGGAGACATTAACAacgccaacaccaacaacagcatctGCATCAataccagcaacaacatcgatgtccacatcaacagcagtagcagcaacatcaaacaTTATACCTACAACAATTCCTGTGACTACCAATCACTTTGCAGGCTACTCGCCGGATGTGGAACTTGTTGAAG ACACCAAAGCAACGCCTAATGTGGCGctaccaacagcaacaactgcgtCGACATCGACAACCACAAGAAACCATGACTTTGTATTTGCAGATACAATCGATCACG CTTACTTCCATGATCATCAAGCAACCATTAGCCACAATTTCTattcctcatcatcatcatcaaatt CGACAGCAACAATCATTAAACTGGACGATCCTTGTGATAAGCAGATTGAGGATTCACCAACAATGCCCATGACAATGGCCAGTAATTCGCTGTCGACAACAACGTCGTCGAGTTCGTTGGCGTCCAGCAATTGCACATCGTCATCGATATCATCTTCGTTATCATCGTCCTGTTCCAGCAGCAACTCCTCGACAACGGCTGCCACAACAACGACTTTGGCAGCCCCAATATCGCtagcaacagctgctgaaACAACGCTTGCTGATATGCAAGCAATGCTCAGCTCAGTGGCCACacttcaacagcaacaggagcaacagcaacaatcaacGCCCGCCGTGGAATTAAATTCTAGTGAAATGTTTCAGCATGTGCAGCACGATTGGAACTTTGGTGGCATTAAATTGATGACATCGGCGCCATTAAATAGTGACGCATCAACAATCGACGAATTGCATGGAGCAGAGCATTTAAATGACGAGGCTATCCACATGATGGATGTGGTAAATGAAGCAGAGGATGATGACATTGTGGAATGTCACAATCTGCTGGACAATAATGTCACCGAGGCAGCGGCCGAAGAGGTTGACGAAGACGATGAGAATGTCGATGAGGATGACGATATTGTTGAATGCATTGACGCTGAGCCACAAGACCAGGATGAAGTGATGAGTGCAATGGTTGATCACGTTATCGAGGACAGCGAGGGCGACACTGTGCGTGATATTGTAGACaaattgcagcagcatcatcaacagcagcaggaacaacagcaacagcagcagcaacaacatcaattgCATGCGCAAATTCAGGATGTGGTGCAATTAGCGCAACATTCGTTTATACCACAAGCGCATAACGTCGACTATTCAAATGAG ATTACGCATGAACTGCTGTGTGATGCAGTGCCCATGTCGGCAGCCGAAATGGAGGTATCCAGCACGGTTATTACgaacagcagtaacagcaacgacagcagcaataacTTGAGtttatgcagcagcagcagtagtagTATTGCGATTAATCAGCTACCGCAACAAGCAACTGCACCTGCTGCAGCGCCTcctcagcagcagcgtcagaTTCTGGTTGATTCCAATGGTCAGATTATTGGGAATTTCcttttgcaacaacaacagcagcaacagcgccagcagcagcaactgcagcagcagcaattatTACAACAGTTCACCTTGCAAGCAGCTGCacaacagcaccaacagcagcaacaacagcagcagcagcagcaacaacatcaacaagtgcaacagcagcaagcaactaGCAGCAATGCGTTACATAAAACACATCAAACGTTGCCCATAACGTTGCGCAAGCCTTTTGAGATTAACAGCAATGGGGCTCAGCAGTTTTTGGCACCTAATCTTCtcgcacagcagcagcagcaacaacaacagcaactcgaacagcaacagcaagcacagcaaaagcaacaacaactacaacaatttgCTTTGCAGCAGGCTCAATTGCATCAAAGACAATTGCTAGCGCAGGTAGCTAACAACAAtctgctgcaacaacagcaactgcagcaacaacaacaacaacagcagcagcaacaaagctATCAACAACAGCCGCAACAAAGCGTTGTGCCGCCCAAGTTCATAGCTAAACCCCTGAACATTATATCGATGACACGACCAGCCAATGCATCGCCCAACACCGCTGCAACGCCTGCTGTTGtcgcaacaccaacagcagcaaataacCAACAGATTCCGTCCAGCTATGCCAATGTTGTTACGGCAGTtcagcagcaaccagcaacagctcaacagcagcagcagctcaatcACAACAGTaatttgcaacagcaacaacagcagtctGTGCAGGTACCCGTCTCAGCAGTTAACAATGTGTTAACAATGAAAGCAATGCCGCCATCAGGTGTACCGACCACTATAGCCCAGCAACGATTGCAGCCTAAAATGCCCACGGGCAAGGGACGCAAGGCGACCACCAATAGATTGCCACCGGGTGCTGTTAATCTAGAGCGAAGCTATCAAATATGTCAGGCTGTAATACAGAACAGTCCAAATCGCGAGAACCTCAAAGCCCAACTGCGACCGCCGGCAGCTATTCTCAgccagcagcaggcaacaacaactgtcaGCAGCACTAGCAGCAATACGGCATTGAATGTATCTactgtggctgccacaccGATGAGCAATCTCAGCACGGTTAGCAGCAATGTGatagcaacagctgctgccgccgcagcCCCACAGAATTTGAAGCAGGAGGAACTGCTTGTCGGTGGGGCGGCCACAGTTGCTGCAGCGCCAGCCCTGCCCTCCGGTATGCCACCTAATGTAATGGGTGTGGGGAGACCAGGTGTCTACAAG GTAATCGGACCTCGCATGGGAGGCTTTCCGCGTAAGAAGTATGTGCAGAGAAAGCCATCACCCACAACAGTTATACGACATATGATGACAGCGGCGCCAGGTgccgccagcaatgctgcacagcagctgcagttggcaACTGGGCAACAGGTGGCACAGCAGGCGCCGCCAACGACACCGGAACAGCTCCTGCATCAGAATGGAACTGGGCAATACGTGTTGGTTCATCGCGCCAATGTGGGTGCAGCTGACAATCAAGCGCCACGTGCCTCGAGTGCCCCACCTATGCATCAAAATCAG TTTGTCACCGTGCAGAATCCGTTGCACAATCTGAACGGATTAACAATGGGCGGACGCGGGCGTCCGGCATCTGTTGACAATAACACGGCTGGCAACGGTGCGCCAGTGATTGCCAACAATGATGCACTGCATCATCATGAACTGCacccgcagcagcagcagctgcaacagcagcagttgggcAATGTCAGTGCGGCCGCGAATATTGTGCGGCGCAATGTCGCTGCAGGTAAATTGGTGTATTATTAG